In Deferribacteraceae bacterium V6Fe1, one genomic interval encodes:
- the pyk gene encoding pyruvate kinase encodes MKKTKIVATIGPSIDNDNAIEQLINEGVNVFRFNFSHGDYEQHKNSLDRVRRVSQKLSAPVAALMDLAGPKLRIGMVERPFNVHKGDTLEIKVGTDTGNRERIYIKYPEIFDSLKEDSIIYLADGTIKLKVIEKAKDLLKVEVLSGGVISSRKGLNFPNLKIKIPAVTEKDIKDIKFGVENGFDFIALSFVKNRFDVIKAKEYIKTYGGDIPVFSKIEKHEAIENIDEIIEHSDGIMIARGDMGIEIDMEKVPVLQKMLIKKANNAAKPVITATQMLLTMVENIRPTRAEVSDVANAVLDGTDAVMLSDETTIGKFPFEAVKVMSKIIREAESIYSFNKSLNKNDRDMAIAEASARLAWDISADGIAVFTKSGTTARRVSAARPKCDILAIMTDEKLLRRVNILWGVTPFMKTDDTKNSDELLDKFLLRAKKSFGENKIFVATIGYPAGKVGSTNAVRIINTSEGLSG; translated from the coding sequence ATGAAAAAAACGAAAATCGTAGCAACGATAGGGCCGTCAATTGACAATGATAATGCTATAGAGCAGCTCATAAATGAAGGGGTAAATGTATTCAGGTTTAACTTTTCTCATGGGGACTATGAACAACATAAAAACAGTCTGGATAGGGTCAGGAGGGTTTCACAAAAACTATCGGCACCAGTTGCTGCACTAATGGACCTTGCCGGGCCTAAATTAAGGATTGGGATGGTGGAGAGGCCTTTTAATGTTCACAAAGGTGATACCCTTGAAATAAAAGTTGGCACTGACACAGGAAACAGAGAAAGAATCTATATTAAATATCCTGAAATATTTGATTCATTAAAAGAGGATAGCATTATTTATCTTGCTGATGGCACGATAAAATTAAAAGTTATTGAAAAAGCAAAAGATTTACTTAAGGTTGAAGTATTAAGCGGCGGTGTGATTTCTTCAAGAAAAGGGCTTAATTTTCCAAACTTGAAAATCAAAATTCCTGCCGTTACGGAAAAAGATATTAAAGATATAAAGTTTGGGGTGGAAAACGGATTTGACTTCATTGCACTGTCATTTGTTAAAAACCGCTTTGATGTAATTAAAGCAAAGGAGTATATCAAAACTTATGGCGGTGATATACCGGTTTTTTCTAAAATAGAAAAGCATGAAGCGATAGAAAATATAGATGAAATAATAGAGCATTCCGATGGGATAATGATAGCAAGGGGGGATATGGGGATTGAAATTGACATGGAAAAGGTCCCTGTCTTGCAAAAGATGCTTATAAAAAAGGCTAATAATGCGGCAAAACCTGTAATTACGGCTACACAGATGCTTCTTACAATGGTGGAAAATATTAGGCCTACTCGGGCTGAGGTATCGGATGTGGCAAATGCCGTTCTTGATGGTACGGATGCGGTGATGTTGTCGGACGAAACGACTATTGGAAAATTTCCATTTGAAGCGGTTAAAGTTATGTCAAAAATTATCAGGGAAGCGGAATCCATATATAGTTTTAACAAAAGTTTGAATAAAAATGATAGGGATATGGCAATTGCAGAGGCAAGTGCAAGGCTTGCATGGGATATCAGTGCCGACGGTATAGCTGTTTTTACAAAAAGTGGGACTACCGCAAGAAGAGTTTCCGCTGCAAGGCCAAAGTGCGATATACTGGCAATTATGACTGACGAAAAGCTATTGAGAAGGGTGAATATTTTATGGGGTGTAACACCGTTTATGAAAACCGATGATACAAAAAATTCAGATGAACTTTTGGATAAATTTTTGTTAAGAGCAAAAAAGAGTTTTGGTGAAAATAAAATTTTTGTAGCTACAATAGGTTACCCCGCAGGGAAGGTTGGCTCCACAAATGCAGTCAGAATTATAAATACATCGGAAGGGCTCAGCGGTTAA
- the typA gene encoding translational GTPase TypA yields the protein MKEKFRNNNIRNIAIIAHVDHGKTSLVDSMFKFSGLFRENQEVQDRVMDSMDLERERGITIAAKNCSVFWKDTKINIIDTPGHADFGGEVERALSMADGAVLLVDASEGPLPQTRFVLQKAFKLGLKIIVVINKIDRKDARAKEVLDEIYELFFDLDANDEQIDFPILYAIGKQGIVKRNLEDEDSDLTLLFDEILNVVPAPAYDNMDNFQMLVSDLGYSDYLGRLAIGKIFNGKVKNNDNLVCINEKNQTVPLRVSKIQSYNGLNLEDIDVAEPGDIVVISGIEDVKIGDTICAAANPVPLKRISVDEPTVAMKFTINTSPLSGREGKLVQSSKIKERLIKESLRNVAIKIEEADDKDSFIVKGRGEFQLAILIESMRREGFELCVGRPEVILKNENGKVLEPIEHVYVDCEDTFSGIVTEKLLIRKGQLVNMINKGTGRVRMEYYVPSRGLIGYRDEFLSDTKGTGIINSYLKGYDEFKGDIPSRFTGSLVSDRAGKAVAYALFHLEARGRLFIVPGVDVYEGMIIGEYNKMGDLDVNPCKEKKLTNLRASGKDENIILKPVTPLTLEQALHFIAEDEMVEVTPKSIRLRKVELSASKRQVLYAKKKASSK from the coding sequence ATGAAGGAAAAATTTCGTAACAATAACATAAGGAATATTGCGATTATCGCACACGTTGACCATGGTAAGACATCTTTGGTTGATAGCATGTTTAAATTTAGCGGACTTTTTAGAGAAAATCAGGAAGTTCAGGACAGAGTGATGGACAGTATGGATTTGGAAAGGGAAAGAGGGATTACAATCGCTGCGAAAAACTGCTCTGTGTTTTGGAAAGATACAAAAATAAATATAATAGATACCCCGGGACACGCTGATTTTGGTGGAGAGGTTGAAAGGGCTTTATCTATGGCTGATGGTGCCGTTTTGTTGGTTGATGCATCTGAAGGGCCTTTGCCTCAAACGAGATTTGTATTGCAAAAAGCCTTTAAATTAGGATTAAAGATAATTGTTGTAATAAATAAAATTGACAGAAAAGACGCGAGGGCAAAGGAAGTCCTTGATGAGATTTATGAGCTGTTTTTTGACCTTGATGCAAACGATGAACAGATAGATTTCCCAATACTTTACGCTATTGGCAAGCAGGGAATTGTTAAGAGAAATCTTGAAGATGAAGACTCAGATTTAACCCTTTTGTTTGATGAGATTTTGAATGTTGTGCCGGCACCTGCATACGATAATATGGATAATTTTCAGATGCTTGTTTCGGATTTGGGGTACTCTGATTATCTTGGCAGGCTTGCAATTGGTAAAATATTTAATGGAAAGGTCAAAAATAATGATAATCTCGTTTGTATAAATGAAAAGAATCAGACTGTTCCTTTGAGAGTTAGTAAAATCCAGTCATATAACGGACTTAACCTTGAAGATATAGATGTTGCTGAGCCTGGTGATATTGTAGTTATTTCCGGAATTGAGGATGTTAAAATTGGCGATACAATCTGCGCGGCTGCAAACCCGGTGCCTCTAAAGAGAATATCGGTAGACGAGCCTACAGTTGCTATGAAATTTACAATAAATACTTCCCCTTTATCAGGCAGAGAAGGGAAGCTTGTGCAATCAAGCAAGATAAAAGAGAGGCTTATAAAAGAATCCCTTAGAAATGTTGCAATAAAAATTGAAGAAGCTGATGATAAGGATTCTTTTATTGTAAAGGGTAGGGGTGAATTTCAGCTTGCTATTTTGATAGAATCAATGAGAAGGGAAGGGTTTGAGCTTTGTGTTGGCCGTCCTGAAGTTATTTTAAAGAATGAAAATGGAAAAGTTTTGGAGCCAATTGAGCATGTCTATGTGGATTGTGAAGATACATTTTCAGGGATAGTTACTGAGAAGCTTCTCATTAGAAAAGGTCAGCTTGTAAATATGATTAATAAAGGCACAGGCAGAGTTAGGATGGAGTATTATGTCCCGTCAAGAGGGCTTATAGGTTATCGTGATGAGTTTTTATCCGATACAAAAGGTACAGGGATAATTAATTCATATTTAAAAGGTTATGATGAGTTTAAGGGGGATATTCCTTCAAGATTTACTGGCTCACTTGTTTCTGATAGAGCGGGGAAGGCTGTTGCGTATGCACTTTTTCATCTTGAAGCAAGAGGAAGACTTTTTATTGTGCCAGGAGTTGATGTTTACGAAGGTATGATTATCGGGGAATACAATAAAATGGGTGATTTAGACGTTAACCCTTGCAAGGAGAAAAAACTTACTAACTTAAGGGCAAGTGGTAAAGACGAGAATAT